One Nitrospinaceae bacterium genomic window carries:
- a CDS encoding ABC transporter permease — MLEYIGRRMLLLIPVLFGVSLVIFLSIRLVPGDPAEAMAGEFADPEYVAEIRRIYGLDKPIHIQYIKYMKRALQGDLGTSILSDRPVLGEVTKRFGNTLKLASWAMLLATILGLGAGVISATNPYSKFDYGSMTGALIGISMPSFWLGLLLMGTFSVHFRWLPAGGSGTAMHLIMPVVTLGITGAGIIARMTRNTMLEIINSEYVITARSKGLSETKVNYAHALKNAMLPVITVVGLQSGYLLGGSVITESVFAWPGLGRYIVEAIKLRDYAAVQGSLLFFALTFAFVNLLVDILYAVLNPRVRYGNSK; from the coding sequence ATGCTCGAGTACATTGGCAGAAGAATGCTCCTGCTCATCCCCGTTCTCTTCGGTGTATCGCTGGTCATTTTCCTCTCTATCCGCCTGGTCCCGGGCGACCCGGCCGAAGCGATGGCGGGAGAATTCGCCGATCCGGAATACGTAGCCGAAATCCGCCGCATATATGGCCTCGATAAACCCATTCACATTCAATACATCAAATACATGAAACGCGCCCTGCAGGGAGACCTGGGCACATCGATCCTCTCGGACCGTCCCGTCTTAGGCGAGGTGACCAAGCGGTTCGGCAATACCCTTAAGCTCGCTTCCTGGGCCATGCTCCTGGCCACCATTCTCGGATTGGGGGCGGGCGTCATATCCGCCACGAATCCTTACTCAAAATTCGATTACGGGAGTATGACCGGCGCCCTTATAGGGATATCCATGCCTTCATTTTGGCTCGGGCTGCTCCTCATGGGAACGTTCTCGGTGCATTTCCGGTGGCTGCCCGCCGGGGGAAGCGGCACCGCGATGCATCTCATCATGCCGGTGGTCACACTTGGAATCACCGGCGCGGGGATCATCGCGCGAATGACGCGAAACACCATGCTCGAAATTATCAATAGCGAATACGTCATTACGGCCCGCTCCAAGGGTTTGTCGGAGACCAAGGTAAATTACGCCCATGCCCTGAAGAATGCGATGCTTCCGGTCATCACGGTTGTCGGCCTTCAATCGGGCTATCTACTGGGAGGCTCGGTCATCACGGAATCCGTATTTGCATGGCCCGGTCTGGGCCGCTACATCGTGGAGGCCATCAAGCTGCGCGACTATGCCGCAGTGCAGGGCTCTCTTTTGTTTTTCGCCCTGACGTTCGCCTTCGTTAATTTGCTAGTGGACATTCTCTACGCGGTATTGAATCCGCGCGTTCGCTACGGGAACTCGAAATAA
- a CDS encoding ABC transporter permease, giving the protein MSQSVVATPASFVEDDPQSSPWKLFWNLLRKHKVALAGGIFVLLFIVVSLSAPLIAPYNPILTDLDQALKAPSFSHPFGTDHFGRDVMSRIIYGARTSLLIGVFSVLIAAAGGILLGLLGGYFTGWTDTLIMRGMDIMLTFPRILLSILLIAIIGTGMTNIMLAVGLFAIPTYARLVRSMVLVLKETEFVESARAVGSTNQRVLFRHIFPGTLGPIVVQSTFLIATSIRVASGLSFLGIGVPPPTPEWGTMLADARSYMALAPHLITIPGLSLMAVVLSFNLLGDGLRDALDPRQMK; this is encoded by the coding sequence ATGAGCCAATCGGTCGTAGCCACCCCCGCGTCTTTTGTTGAAGACGACCCCCAGAGTAGCCCCTGGAAGCTTTTCTGGAATCTTCTTCGCAAACATAAGGTCGCACTGGCCGGGGGCATCTTCGTTCTCCTGTTCATCGTCGTGTCCCTGTCGGCGCCTCTCATTGCTCCCTACAACCCAATCCTGACCGACCTTGATCAGGCCCTCAAGGCGCCCTCCTTCTCCCATCCCTTTGGAACCGATCATTTTGGACGCGATGTGATGAGCCGCATAATTTACGGGGCGAGAACCTCGCTTTTAATTGGAGTGTTTTCGGTTTTAATCGCTGCCGCCGGAGGAATCCTGCTGGGGTTGCTCGGCGGCTATTTCACCGGCTGGACAGACACTCTCATCATGCGGGGGATGGACATCATGCTCACCTTCCCGCGCATATTGCTGTCCATCCTCTTGATCGCCATCATCGGAACGGGAATGACAAACATCATGCTGGCGGTCGGGCTTTTTGCCATCCCCACCTATGCCAGACTGGTCCGAAGCATGGTCCTTGTCCTCAAAGAAACTGAATTCGTCGAATCCGCACGGGCCGTGGGCAGCACGAACCAGCGGGTACTTTTCCGGCATATTTTTCCGGGAACTCTCGGCCCCATCGTCGTTCAGTCCACGTTTCTGATCGCCACCTCGATCCGGGTGGCCTCAGGTCTCAGCTTTTTGGGCATCGGCGTTCCGCCCCCCACCCCCGAATGGGGAACCATGCTGGCCGACGCCCGCTCATACATGGCGCTGGCGCCGCACCTAATCACCATCCCCGGATTATCGCTAATGGCAGTCGTACTCTCTTTCAATTTACTGGGGGACGGGCTTCGCGACGCCCTTGATCCAAGGCAAATGAAATAA
- a CDS encoding acyl-CoA dehydrogenase: MDFTLTDEHRALQQMAHDFAEKEIRPISAERDLIPDPKETFDWEIIKKGSALGLRTLAVPEQFGGPGVDKLGQVLVILELARVDGAISKTFSQNWKFTPFLTQLANDEQRERFLTPFLENDTFMLASAGTEPDAGSDNRMPPDDPKAGYRTSGVRDGDDWVINGMKHFIANGGVASLYFTLVRTDFSVPVNRGTTMLMVPSDTPGFSIGRTHNKIGWRFYQNAELIYENCRVPDANRILEVNEGRSNKRMGIASFNDEELSANALGIAQAAFEHALDHARNRVQGGKPIIEHQAIALKLADMYMRLEAGRNYLFKVVAGEKDNDSDFEGASKQLLKTFATEVVQSVTKNAVEIFGGMGVMRDAPVEKLMRDASIFTHLAGDSVQILKAAKKLG; this comes from the coding sequence ATGGACTTTACCCTCACCGATGAACATCGCGCCCTACAGCAGATGGCCCACGACTTTGCGGAAAAGGAGATCCGCCCCATCTCGGCCGAGCGGGACCTCATTCCCGACCCCAAGGAAACCTTCGATTGGGAAATCATCAAGAAAGGCTCCGCCCTGGGGTTGAGAACTCTCGCTGTCCCGGAACAATTCGGGGGCCCTGGTGTGGACAAACTGGGGCAGGTTCTTGTTATTCTGGAGCTGGCCCGAGTGGACGGGGCCATATCCAAAACCTTCAGCCAAAACTGGAAGTTCACACCCTTCCTCACCCAACTAGCAAACGACGAGCAGCGCGAGCGCTTCCTGACTCCTTTTCTGGAAAACGACACCTTCATGCTGGCCTCGGCGGGAACCGAGCCCGACGCCGGCTCTGATAACCGCATGCCCCCCGATGACCCCAAGGCGGGATATAGAACATCGGGCGTCCGGGACGGCGACGATTGGGTCATCAACGGGATGAAACACTTCATCGCCAACGGCGGGGTGGCCTCGCTCTACTTCACCCTGGTTCGAACCGACTTCTCTGTTCCGGTTAACCGGGGGACCACCATGCTGATGGTGCCCTCCGACACTCCCGGTTTCAGTATCGGTAGGACCCATAATAAGATCGGATGGAGATTTTACCAGAACGCCGAGCTCATCTACGAAAACTGCCGCGTCCCCGACGCCAACCGTATCCTCGAGGTGAACGAGGGGAGGAGCAACAAGCGGATGGGGATAGCCTCCTTCAACGACGAGGAGCTTTCCGCGAACGCCCTCGGAATTGCACAGGCGGCCTTTGAACATGCTCTCGATCATGCCCGGAACCGTGTTCAGGGCGGCAAACCCATCATCGAACACCAGGCGATCGCCCTCAAATTGGCCGACATGTATATGCGGCTGGAAGCGGGCCGAAACTATCTTTTCAAGGTGGTGGCGGGCGAGAAAGATAACGACAGCGACTTCGAGGGGGCCTCGAAACAGCTTCTCAAGACTTTTGCCACCGAGGTGGTCCAGAGCGTCACGAAAAACGCAGTCGAGATTTTCGGAGGCATGGGCGTCATGCGCGATGCGCCGGTGGAAAAGCTCATGCGCGATGCAAGCATCTTCACCCACCTGGCAGGCGATTCCGTCCAGATACTAAAAGCAGCCAAAAAACTCGGGTAA